Proteins encoded in a region of the Vitis riparia cultivar Riparia Gloire de Montpellier isolate 1030 chromosome 7, EGFV_Vit.rip_1.0, whole genome shotgun sequence genome:
- the LOC117918508 gene encoding 2-hydroxy-6-oxononadienedioate/2-hydroxy-6-oxononatrienedioate hydrolase-like: MAKCFSFTATRDWCFRLSFSNAGLRSTTSDLGDGTVMHCWIPKARKENKPNLLLIHGMGANAMWQWADFIRPLIARFNVYVPDLVFFGDSYTTRPERSESFQAQCVMRMIEGHGVSRMNVVGISYGGFVAYRIAEQFPAAVERSVLCCAGVCLEEKDMEAGMFQVSSVEDAASILLPQTPEKVRELMRISFAKPINTMPSCFLNDFIDVMCTEHLQERRELIMALHKDRKLSNLPKITQTTLIIWGELDRVFPLELAHRLKRHIGENAELVIIKNAGHAINAEKPKELCKYLKSFLIDPLPPQNGKSSNGNKTD; the protein is encoded by the exons ATGGCCAAGTGTTTCAGCTTCACAGCAACCAGAGACTGGTGTTTCCGCTTGTCCTTCTCCAACGCCGGCCTCCGATCGACGACGAGCGATCTGGGGGACGGCACGGTCATGCATTGTTGGATACCGAAAGCACGCAAAGAGAACAAACCAAACCTACTCCTCATCCACGGAATGGGAGCCAACGCAATGTGGCAATGGGCAGATTTCATACGCCCTCTCATAGCGCGGTTCAATGTTTACGTCCCAGACCTAGTATTCTTTGGCGACTCGTACACGACTCGGCCGGAAAGGTCAGAGTCGTTCCAGGCTCAGTGCGTGATGAGGATGATAGAAGGCCACGGAGTGAGTAGAATGAACGTGGTTGGGATCAGTTATGGAGGATTTGTTGCCTACAGAATTGCGGAACAGTTTCCGGCGGCGGTGGAGAGGTCGGTACTGTGCTGCGCAGGAGTGTGTTTGGAGGAGAAGGACATGGAAGCAGGCATGTTTCAGGTTTCGAGTGTGGAGGACGCCGCGAGCATCTTGCTGCCGCAGACGCCGGAGAAGGTGAGGGAATTGATGCGCATTTCATTCGCCAAGCCGATCAACACCATGCCATCTTGTTTCCTCAACGATTTCATTGAT GTCATGTGTACAGAACACCTTCAAGAGAGAAGAGAATTGATCATGGCATTACATAAAGATAGAAAACTCTCGAATCTTCCTAAGATAACGCAG ACCACATTAATAATATGGGGAGAACTAGACCGGGTATTCCCACTGGAATTGGCACACAGATTAAAAAG GCATATTGGTGAGAATGCGGAGCTGGTAATCATAAAGAATGCAGGACATGCAATCAATGCTGAGAAGCCCAAAGAGTTGTGCAAGTACCTGAAGTCATTTCTCATCGatcctcttcctcctcaaaaTGGAAAGAGTAGCAATGGCAACAAGACAGATTGA